A genomic segment from Bryobacteraceae bacterium encodes:
- a CDS encoding type III pantothenate kinase gives MLLALDVGNSNITIGLFDGDRLAHQWRLSTVHHQTEDEWGILFGNLFALGSVDRAAVKGVIIASVVPPLDPMLATMAERYFGRQALFVNHETDTGLTIRYDNPREVGADRVVNGVAAFAKYGGPCVVVDLGTAITFDCVSAKAEYLGGIICPGIGISIDALYARTAKLPKVDFRAPERLIGTNTVASIQSGLYYGSVGLIDGVLDRLLAELGPATKAIATGGQAQLITQGSRHLRTLDDNLTLEGLRLIWNRNRTGR, from the coding sequence ATGTTGCTTGCTCTCGACGTTGGGAATTCGAATATCACGATCGGGCTTTTCGATGGAGACCGGCTGGCGCACCAGTGGCGGCTGAGCACAGTTCACCATCAGACCGAGGACGAGTGGGGGATCCTGTTCGGCAACCTGTTCGCGTTGGGAAGCGTGGACCGGGCCGCGGTGAAGGGGGTGATCATTGCGTCGGTGGTTCCGCCGCTCGACCCGATGCTCGCGACGATGGCGGAGCGGTATTTCGGGCGGCAGGCTTTGTTCGTGAATCACGAGACCGATACGGGGCTGACGATCCGGTACGACAATCCGCGCGAGGTGGGCGCGGACCGGGTGGTGAACGGAGTTGCGGCGTTCGCGAAGTACGGCGGACCGTGTGTGGTGGTGGACCTGGGCACGGCGATCACGTTCGACTGCGTGTCGGCGAAGGCGGAGTACCTGGGCGGGATCATCTGCCCGGGGATCGGGATTTCGATCGATGCGTTGTACGCGCGGACGGCGAAGCTGCCGAAGGTGGACTTCCGCGCGCCGGAGCGTCTGATCGGGACGAACACGGTGGCGAGCATACAGTCCGGCCTGTACTACGGCTCGGTGGGGCTGATCGACGGAGTCCTGGACCGGCTGCTCGCGGAGTTGGGGCCGGCGACGAAGGCGATCGCCACGGGCGGGCAGGCGCAGTTGATCACGCAGGGATCGCGCCACTTGCGGACGCTGGACGATAATCTGACACTCGAAGGATTGCGACTGATTTGGAACCGGAACAGAACTGGCCGCTGA
- a CDS encoding glycosyltransferase: MSEPVLVAVASGSEDLIPSLVEKVRDLAPELPLYVVSEFPVEGAARIPYHPGRTLSQNLALARFHLAGKTVRFSGLLLQPNMPYWRLRALGAILGGANTVFFNDDLNHFLLRPRSAGTIARHVLWRGKNFVRWQMRPGGATYTFLWRLRHPKAFARPVLVAAARAAGWIRAAQGAGVASVTPLPLHEGISVVIPSRNGRELLERLMPGLMRELAAFASEVIVVDNGSGDGTAEWLASAYPGTRVIVSAEPLSFAAAVNRGIVAAAHSRTMLLNNDMVLEDGFFGPLVSAFDQVPDLFCATAQIFFPEGQRREETGKAVMPRKREPEDFPVTCELPIEGEDGSYVLYGSGGCSLFDTAKLRAIGALKEIYAPAYVEDLDLGFRGWQHGWPTVFRAGARLEHRHRSTTSRYYSQAELDGILELNYLRFVARSVGAPETFRRLWQRAIDRLDHRAARMDPDPAAMAALGQAWRIALGTTADEPEPREPFLALTSGDVSVFPGAAARGRPRVLVASPYIPFPLSHGGAVRMYNLMRQAAKEFDQILVCFVDEPGPAPAEILALCCEVVLVVREGDHLRPMTERPEVVEEFDVPAFREALRQTIRKWRPGVVQLEFTQMALYAPDCAPAKTMLVEHDITLDLYKQMLDRGEDWETRQQYERWVRFEREAWTRVDTVVAMSEKDRAQVGRANAVTLANGVDLERFVPSESEPEPGRILFIGSFAHLPNLLALDFFLRQVWPRMRERTNATFHIIAGSRPEYFLERYAGSAQPPLDGPGIEMESYVSDPRVAYRRAAVVVAPLLASAGTNIKIMEAMAMGKAIVSTPGGINGLDDLVDGRDLLVATEAEEFADAVVRLLNDSGERRRIEEQARRTVESSYGWEAIGRQQKAVYETLAPRTA; the protein is encoded by the coding sequence TTGAGCGAGCCCGTTCTAGTCGCCGTCGCTTCGGGATCGGAAGATCTCATTCCTTCGCTTGTCGAGAAGGTCCGGGACCTGGCGCCGGAGCTGCCGCTGTACGTGGTCTCGGAGTTTCCGGTGGAGGGCGCGGCGCGCATTCCGTATCATCCGGGGAGGACGCTTTCGCAGAACCTCGCGCTGGCGCGATTTCACCTGGCGGGGAAAACAGTGCGGTTCTCCGGGCTGCTGCTGCAACCGAACATGCCTTACTGGCGGCTGCGGGCGTTGGGGGCGATTCTCGGCGGGGCGAACACGGTCTTCTTCAACGACGATTTGAACCATTTCCTGTTGCGCCCCCGGTCGGCGGGGACGATCGCGCGACACGTCTTGTGGCGCGGGAAGAACTTCGTCCGGTGGCAGATGCGGCCGGGCGGGGCAACGTACACGTTCCTGTGGCGGCTGCGGCATCCGAAGGCGTTCGCGCGGCCGGTGCTGGTGGCGGCGGCCCGGGCCGCGGGTTGGATTCGTGCGGCGCAGGGAGCCGGCGTGGCCTCAGTGACGCCGCTGCCGTTGCATGAGGGGATCTCGGTAGTGATTCCTTCGCGCAACGGGCGGGAGTTGCTGGAACGGCTGATGCCGGGGTTGATGCGGGAACTGGCGGCGTTCGCCTCCGAGGTGATCGTCGTCGATAACGGGTCCGGGGACGGCACGGCGGAGTGGCTAGCGTCGGCGTATCCGGGCACACGGGTGATTGTTTCCGCGGAACCGCTCTCGTTCGCCGCGGCGGTGAATCGCGGGATCGTTGCCGCCGCGCACTCGCGGACGATGCTCCTCAACAACGACATGGTGCTCGAGGATGGCTTCTTCGGGCCGCTTGTATCCGCATTCGATCAGGTTCCCGATCTGTTCTGCGCCACGGCGCAAATCTTTTTTCCGGAGGGACAACGGCGGGAGGAGACAGGCAAGGCGGTGATGCCCCGAAAGCGAGAGCCGGAGGATTTTCCGGTGACGTGCGAGCTTCCGATCGAAGGGGAGGACGGCTCCTACGTGCTCTACGGCAGCGGCGGCTGTTCGCTGTTCGATACGGCAAAGCTGCGGGCGATCGGGGCGTTGAAGGAGATCTACGCGCCGGCCTATGTGGAAGACCTGGACCTTGGATTCCGGGGCTGGCAGCACGGCTGGCCGACGGTGTTCCGGGCCGGCGCGCGGCTGGAGCATCGGCACCGCTCGACCACTTCGCGGTACTACTCGCAAGCCGAGCTCGATGGGATATTGGAACTCAACTACCTGCGGTTCGTCGCGCGATCGGTGGGAGCGCCGGAGACGTTCCGGCGGCTGTGGCAACGGGCGATCGACCGGCTCGATCACCGGGCGGCGCGCATGGACCCGGACCCGGCGGCGATGGCCGCGCTTGGGCAGGCGTGGCGGATCGCGCTTGGAACCACCGCCGATGAGCCGGAACCGCGCGAGCCGTTCCTGGCGTTGACGAGCGGCGATGTGAGTGTTTTTCCGGGCGCCGCGGCGAGGGGCCGTCCGCGGGTTCTGGTGGCGAGCCCGTACATTCCGTTTCCGCTTTCGCATGGCGGCGCGGTGCGGATGTACAACCTGATGCGGCAGGCGGCGAAGGAGTTCGACCAGATCCTGGTGTGCTTCGTGGACGAGCCCGGTCCGGCGCCGGCGGAGATCCTGGCGCTCTGCTGCGAGGTGGTGCTGGTGGTTCGCGAAGGCGATCATCTGCGTCCGATGACGGAGCGGCCGGAAGTGGTGGAGGAGTTCGACGTGCCGGCGTTTCGCGAGGCGCTGCGGCAGACGATCCGGAAGTGGCGGCCGGGAGTGGTGCAACTCGAGTTCACGCAGATGGCGCTATACGCGCCGGACTGCGCGCCGGCGAAGACGATGCTCGTCGAGCACGACATCACGCTCGATCTCTACAAGCAGATGCTCGATCGGGGGGAGGACTGGGAGACGCGGCAGCAGTACGAGCGGTGGGTCCGTTTCGAGCGGGAGGCGTGGACGCGCGTGGACACGGTGGTGGCGATGTCGGAAAAAGACCGGGCGCAGGTGGGGCGGGCGAACGCAGTGACGCTGGCCAACGGTGTGGACCTGGAACGGTTCGTTCCGTCGGAATCGGAACCCGAGCCGGGGCGGATTCTCTTCATCGGTTCGTTCGCGCATCTACCGAATCTGCTGGCGCTCGACTTCTTTCTCCGGCAGGTGTGGCCGCGGATGCGGGAACGGACGAACGCCACGTTCCACATCATCGCGGGGTCGCGGCCGGAGTATTTTCTGGAGCGGTACGCGGGCTCTGCGCAGCCACCGCTCGATGGGCCGGGTATCGAGATGGAAAGTTACGTATCGGACCCGCGGGTGGCGTACCGGCGGGCGGCGGTGGTGGTGGCTCCGCTGCTTGCGTCGGCCGGGACCAACATCAAGATCATGGAAGCGATGGCGATGGGCAAAGCGATCGTTTCGACGCCGGGCGGGATCAACGGGCTGGACGACCTCGTCGACGGGCGCGACTTGTTGGTGGCCACCGAGGCGGAGGAGTTCGCCGATGCGGTGGTGCGGCTCCTGAACGATTCCGGGGAACGGCGGCGCATCGAGGAGCAGGCGCGGCGGACGGTGGAATCGAGCTATGGGTGGGAGGCGATCGGCCGTCAGCAGAAGGCGGTCTACGAGACGCTAGCGCCGAGGACCGCGTAG